A window of Pedobacter lusitanus contains these coding sequences:
- a CDS encoding SusD/RagB family nutrient-binding outer membrane lipoprotein, which produces MKKVCILLLSFLIVTGSGCSKAQLDKINTDPTKLPGESYNPDELLSTAQFKSSNKGYYQLLYQSTMMQLLASTYLYYNNGDKYVNAGSFTDYQGRIFEEGYADASTIREMQRLAREKDPVKYSNLINIGDIMFVLILQRITDSYGDVPYSQASKAREGIKYPIYDTQQDIYNSMLTDLDKAIDGLDPAKPKPTADLFYQGDISKWKKFGYSLMLKVAMRLTKVAPEKARSWAEKAASGTFTDISDNALVLTDESNLDGQNGTSLALRTVSDYREVRWSKTLIDELRKNNDPRLAVIAEVPKDGLANNINENLAGNTDPAVQIGLPNGYDLSGGTYDISKYAGYPGGTGQNSDFAPLGKYSRPRTAVYLKLGGPNFIMTYAETELLIAEAQLRGWNVPGTAAGHYANGLRGALQTMAQMDKLAAIPEQAINDYVTKHPLDESSSQKAFEMINTQYWITTGTTFNFIESWLNWKRSGYPLLTPVNYPGNVTGGTIPRRLIYLSTEVLNNTDNYRAAVARLQGGDVLTSRVWWDK; this is translated from the coding sequence ATGAAGAAGGTCTGTATACTCCTGCTTAGTTTTTTAATTGTTACGGGGTCCGGCTGCAGTAAAGCACAGCTGGATAAAATCAATACCGACCCGACAAAATTACCCGGAGAATCCTATAATCCCGATGAACTGCTCTCAACAGCTCAGTTTAAATCCTCAAATAAAGGCTATTATCAGTTGCTCTATCAGAGTACGATGATGCAGTTGCTGGCCTCTACTTATTTATATTATAATAATGGCGATAAATATGTTAATGCAGGAAGTTTCACAGATTATCAGGGCAGAATATTTGAAGAAGGTTATGCTGATGCATCTACTATCAGAGAAATGCAGCGTCTGGCCAGAGAAAAAGATCCGGTTAAATATTCAAACCTGATTAACATTGGAGATATTATGTTTGTGCTGATTCTGCAGCGCATTACTGATTCTTATGGAGATGTGCCTTATTCCCAGGCATCAAAAGCCAGAGAGGGCATTAAGTATCCCATATATGACACACAGCAGGATATTTACAATTCAATGCTGACTGATCTGGATAAAGCTATCGATGGCCTGGACCCGGCAAAACCCAAACCAACTGCCGATTTATTCTATCAGGGTGATATCAGCAAGTGGAAAAAATTCGGCTACTCACTGATGTTAAAAGTAGCGATGCGTTTAACAAAAGTAGCTCCTGAAAAAGCCAGATCCTGGGCAGAAAAAGCAGCTTCTGGAACTTTTACCGACATTAGTGATAATGCTCTGGTGCTGACCGATGAATCCAATCTGGACGGCCAGAACGGCACTTCCCTGGCTTTACGCACTGTATCAGACTACAGAGAGGTGCGATGGAGCAAAACGCTCATTGATGAACTCAGAAAAAATAATGACCCCAGGCTGGCTGTAATTGCAGAGGTTCCAAAAGATGGCTTAGCTAATAATATCAATGAAAATCTTGCAGGCAATACTGATCCCGCAGTACAAATCGGGCTACCTAATGGTTATGATTTATCCGGTGGTACTTATGACATCAGTAAATATGCCGGATATCCAGGCGGGACAGGTCAGAATTCAGATTTTGCTCCACTGGGCAAATACTCAAGGCCAAGGACTGCTGTCTATCTGAAATTGGGAGGCCCGAATTTTATCATGACTTATGCAGAGACTGAACTGTTAATAGCCGAGGCTCAATTGAGAGGATGGAATGTTCCTGGTACAGCAGCCGGACATTATGCCAATGGTTTGAGAGGTGCTTTACAAACCATGGCACAAATGGATAAACTTGCCGCAATTCCTGAGCAGGCCATCAATGATTATGTAACGAAGCACCCGCTTGATGAATCCAGCAGTCAGAAAGCCTTTGAAATGATTAATACACAATACTGGATCACTACCGGCACCACCTTTAACTTTATTGAAAGCTGGCTGAACTGGAAAAGATCAGGTTATCCTTTACTGACTCCTGTTAATTATCCTGGAAATGTAACTGGTGGAACTATTCCAAGAAGGCTGATTTACTTATCTACAGAAGTGTTGAATAATACCGATAATTACAGAGCTGCGGTTGCAAGATTACAGGGAGGAGATGTGCTGACTTCCAGAGTATGGTGGGATAAATGA
- the tkt gene encoding transketolase, producing MDSNLNIEELAINTVRTLSIDAVQKANSGHPGMPMGAAPMGHVLYAHYMKYNPKNPDWANRDRFILSAGHGCMLQYSLLHLTGFNVTIDDLKNFRQLNSKTAGHPEYGLIDGVDVTTGPLGQGFANGVGFAIAQKHLAARFNKPGFDLFDYKIYAICSDGDMMEGVTSEAASLAGHLELGNLIYLYDDNHISIEGDTDIAFTEDVTKRFEAYNWHVQEVSDGNDITAIINAVRNAKAEIHRPSLIKVRTQIAYGSPNKANTAGSHGSPLGADEIKLVKEFFGFDPAQSFFVPAEVDAYYQAAGKKGTEANEKWDGLFAAYKVKFPELAAAYEEAHSGELPKDWKKSLPVFAPAKDKMATRQASGKVLNAIAAGLPGLIGGAADLAPSTDTNLKEYTSFTPEDRTGRNFHFGIREHAMGSALVGMALTKGVIPFGATFLMFSEYMRPPIRLAAIMKIRPIFVYTHDSIGLGEDGTTHQPVEQLISLRSIPNITLIRPADANETAQAWRVALEHKDGPVVLVFTRQGLPILDQDKYGKAENLEKGAYILSDAEGKADLILIATGSEVALVLDAQAKLKESGIQARVVSMPSWELFEKQDAAYKEKVFPKAIRKRLAVETGSPLGWHKYVTDEGDIIAMHTFGESAPAEELYKVFGFTTDNVVAKAKALLGK from the coding sequence ATGGATTCAAATCTTAACATTGAAGAATTAGCTATTAATACTGTACGTACCTTATCAATTGATGCTGTACAGAAAGCGAATTCCGGACATCCGGGGATGCCTATGGGCGCAGCGCCAATGGGACACGTATTGTATGCTCATTATATGAAATATAACCCTAAAAACCCGGATTGGGCTAACAGGGATAGATTCATTTTATCGGCAGGTCATGGTTGTATGTTACAGTACAGCTTATTACACCTGACCGGTTTCAATGTAACGATTGACGATCTGAAGAACTTCCGTCAGCTGAACAGTAAAACTGCCGGCCACCCTGAATATGGTTTGATAGACGGCGTGGATGTAACTACCGGTCCTTTGGGGCAGGGCTTTGCAAATGGTGTGGGTTTTGCAATTGCGCAGAAACATCTGGCTGCAAGATTCAATAAGCCTGGCTTTGATCTTTTTGATTATAAGATTTATGCGATATGCAGTGATGGTGATATGATGGAAGGAGTGACTTCTGAAGCGGCTTCTTTAGCAGGTCATCTGGAACTGGGTAATCTGATTTATTTATATGATGATAATCATATCTCTATTGAAGGGGATACTGATATTGCTTTTACAGAAGATGTAACCAAACGTTTTGAAGCTTATAACTGGCATGTACAGGAAGTGAGTGATGGAAATGATATTACCGCGATTATTAATGCAGTAAGAAATGCGAAGGCAGAAATTCATCGTCCGTCACTGATTAAGGTTCGTACGCAGATTGCCTATGGTAGTCCGAATAAGGCAAATACTGCTGGTTCTCATGGTTCTCCACTGGGAGCTGATGAAATTAAACTGGTTAAGGAATTCTTTGGTTTTGATCCTGCTCAATCATTTTTTGTTCCTGCCGAAGTTGATGCTTATTATCAGGCTGCGGGTAAAAAAGGAACAGAGGCTAATGAGAAATGGGACGGGCTTTTTGCCGCTTATAAAGTGAAATTCCCGGAACTGGCAGCTGCTTATGAAGAAGCTCATTCAGGCGAACTGCCAAAAGACTGGAAAAAATCATTACCGGTATTTGCGCCTGCTAAAGACAAAATGGCTACCCGTCAGGCTTCAGGAAAAGTACTGAATGCAATTGCTGCGGGTTTGCCTGGTTTAATTGGCGGAGCAGCAGATCTGGCTCCATCTACGGATACTAATTTAAAAGAATATACTTCTTTCACTCCTGAAGACCGTACAGGCCGCAATTTCCACTTTGGTATTCGTGAACATGCCATGGGATCGGCCCTGGTAGGGATGGCTTTAACCAAAGGTGTAATTCCTTTTGGTGCAACCTTCCTGATGTTCTCTGAGTATATGCGTCCGCCTATCCGTCTGGCGGCGATCATGAAAATCAGACCTATTTTTGTATATACTCATGATAGTATCGGTCTGGGAGAAGATGGAACCACGCATCAGCCGGTTGAACAACTGATCTCTCTGCGTTCTATTCCAAACATCACTTTAATCAGACCTGCTGATGCCAATGAAACTGCTCAGGCATGGCGTGTGGCTCTTGAGCATAAAGACGGCCCGGTTGTACTGGTTTTCACCAGACAGGGATTGCCAATACTGGATCAGGATAAATATGGTAAAGCAGAAAATCTGGAAAAAGGAGCCTATATCCTGTCTGATGCTGAAGGTAAAGCAGACCTGATTCTGATTGCTACAGGTTCTGAAGTTGCATTGGTTCTTGATGCGCAGGCAAAACTTAAAGAAAGTGGCATTCAGGCACGTGTGGTGAGTATGCCGTCCTGGGAGTTGTTTGAAAAACAGGATGCTGCGTATAAAGAGAAAGTTTTTCCAAAGGCTATCCGCAAGCGTCTGGCTGTAGAAACAGGATCTCCGCTGGGCTGGCATAAATATGTGACCGATGAGGGGGATATTATCGCCATGCATACTTTCGGAGAATCTGCACCGGCAGAGGAACTTTACAAAGTATTTGGTTTTACCACTGATAATGTAGTTGCAAAAGCGAAGGCGCTTTTAGGTAAATAG
- a CDS encoding RagB/SusD family nutrient uptake outer membrane protein yields MMKKVLYIAVSLVLFGITGCKKQLTEEPKTFIAPEQFFKTDQDAVQGVNGVYFWLVGEYPQRLFQQDLWQILDEDCDAIRRPNSGALNLSANNSGSSLIVYGGFYKGIYNASQCIDKIPKSGTSDLKKRTEGEARFLRALFYYYVTGLFGDAPLITESNYSNTETVKSLPRSPVAEIRKLMISDLTSAIASLPDTYAAADKGRATKGAAQTLLTKVYLWNKDWVNAKNTAQAIKNSGTYTLLPEYADVFSANNEFNKESIFEIDFQKDLLNSYQHGFYSPDSRVGVEPFSKKPWYRSYVPYQSFANSFAPEDKRKAAQIATGYNGTAFATDAANKVSVWFGPKWWRLDADERNSGLDIYVFRYADVLLMLAEAANESGDSQTALSAINEVRQRAGIAPLAGLSQDALRTQLYQERGWELCGEGHRRLDLQRWGKLIESAKSASKAEEPVLSNSYQTFYNLLPVPASEIQKNPALTQNPGY; encoded by the coding sequence ATGATGAAAAAAGTATTATATATAGCCGTGAGTCTGGTTTTATTTGGAATAACAGGCTGCAAGAAACAACTTACAGAAGAACCCAAAACTTTTATAGCACCGGAACAATTTTTTAAAACTGATCAGGATGCTGTTCAGGGCGTCAATGGTGTCTATTTCTGGCTCGTGGGCGAGTACCCGCAGCGTTTATTCCAGCAGGATCTGTGGCAGATTCTGGATGAAGATTGTGATGCCATACGCAGACCTAATTCGGGGGCACTGAATTTATCCGCTAATAACTCCGGAAGTTCACTGATCGTTTACGGAGGTTTTTATAAAGGCATTTATAATGCCAGCCAGTGCATTGATAAAATACCTAAATCCGGAACCAGTGATCTTAAAAAAAGAACGGAAGGGGAAGCCCGTTTTTTAAGGGCCTTGTTTTACTATTATGTAACGGGTTTGTTTGGTGATGCCCCGCTGATTACGGAGTCAAATTACAGTAATACGGAGACGGTTAAAAGCCTGCCAAGATCGCCTGTGGCCGAGATCAGAAAATTGATGATTTCAGATCTGACATCGGCTATTGCTTCACTTCCGGATACTTATGCTGCTGCCGACAAAGGGCGGGCAACCAAAGGAGCTGCACAGACCTTACTGACAAAAGTTTATCTCTGGAATAAGGACTGGGTAAATGCAAAAAATACAGCTCAGGCTATTAAAAATTCGGGAACCTATACGCTGCTGCCAGAGTATGCCGATGTTTTTAGTGCGAATAATGAATTCAATAAGGAGTCTATCTTCGAAATTGATTTTCAGAAAGATTTGCTGAATAGTTATCAGCATGGATTTTATTCTCCGGACAGCAGGGTAGGTGTTGAGCCTTTCAGTAAAAAACCATGGTACCGCAGTTATGTACCTTATCAGTCATTTGCCAACAGTTTTGCACCTGAAGATAAACGTAAAGCGGCGCAGATTGCAACAGGGTATAACGGGACTGCTTTTGCAACTGATGCAGCCAATAAAGTCAGTGTATGGTTTGGCCCTAAATGGTGGAGACTGGATGCTGATGAACGCAACAGCGGACTGGATATTTATGTTTTCAGATATGCAGATGTTTTGTTGATGCTGGCCGAGGCGGCTAATGAGAGTGGTGATAGCCAAACGGCTTTAAGTGCTATCAATGAAGTGAGACAAAGGGCAGGGATAGCACCATTGGCAGGTTTGTCTCAGGATGCACTGAGAACTCAGCTCTATCAGGAACGTGGCTGGGAATTATGCGGAGAAGGGCATCGTCGTCTGGATCTTCAGCGCTGGGGCAAATTGATAGAAAGTGCAAAATCAGCTTCAAAAGCTGAGGAGCCTGTTTTGTCTAACTCTTATCAGACTTTTTATAATCTGTTACCTGTTCCGGCAAGTGAGATCCAGAAAAATCCTGCATTAACACAGAACCCGGGGTACTAG
- a CDS encoding SusC/RagA family TonB-linked outer membrane protein: MGCQLILILFLTGSVYSQIPGITITGTVTDQETGETIIGASVKVKGTKTGGSTNNTGKFSITAPADAVLSVFYVGYDPVEIPVAGKTIINFKLKPSSKGLDEVVVVGYGTTRKKDLTGSVASIKKEAIKDVPITRVDQMIQGKAAGVQVTAVDGSPGTGSTIRIRGGNSITASNEPLYVIDGLIGGGDLNLINPQDIESMEILKDASSTAIYGARGANGVILITTKRGASGTDNINFNVYSGWQKVPKFIPMLNATQYAELANESSVDNGGAVLYPDPKSLGAGTDWQRAISRVAPIQNYTLSASGGKDTYHYFLSGNYINQDGVIINSGFKRYQVRANLDKNVKENVKVTAAFNIGRAETKNNTVSLGGQDYGSSALAYSPAATIYNPDGSFNSKKPNDNQVYDNPVAQGTLPVNQNVTTNILGNLGAQWELIKGLTLKSTFGAELNFIKNNIYNPGSLPSRANANTGGAAEVNTRDILTWQNENTLSYDKQLGKDHHISAVAGVTYQTSSNEFLKASADKYATDIYQFNKLDATTQSQYAIQSDYSKYTIFSLLARVNYSFKDKYLVTLTARQDQSSRFAENNKSALFPALALAWKASNESFIKDLNVFDNLKLRASYGTNGNQGIDPYRSLASLSNKGGYLIGGQKILGYVGGRIANPNLKWETTRQLDIGLEAGILKGRINIELDYYDKRTKDLLLDQQLPLQTGYVSRLTNIGMVGNKGLELLINTVNITTKDFQWETNLNISGNRSKVLDLGGADQFSVKNIYFGGNSSISQLQVGQPVGTFWGATYYGTQKTAQVPAGAVNPNSVTRLGDPLYIDRNGDGKFGQEDFSVIGDSNPKFYGGIGNNFTYKQFSLNIYLQGSYGNKVMNIGDAFYNTGDPLTNQFAAIADRWTPANPDSDIPRVNSRQYIPSSRWVYNGSFLRLKSINLGYTFTGKQLHAKWLNKLNIYATATNLFLITKYPYYDPETNADGVAADGLKSVLRGFDNTNYPQNRTFALGLNLTL, from the coding sequence ATGGGGTGCCAACTAATTTTAATCCTGTTTTTAACAGGCTCAGTCTATTCACAAATACCAGGTATCACTATTACCGGAACGGTAACCGATCAGGAAACGGGAGAGACCATTATCGGAGCGTCTGTCAAAGTAAAAGGAACCAAAACCGGAGGATCAACCAATAATACCGGTAAATTTTCTATTACTGCACCTGCTGATGCAGTGTTGTCCGTTTTTTATGTCGGCTATGATCCTGTTGAAATACCGGTAGCAGGCAAAACTATTATTAATTTTAAGCTAAAACCTTCTAGTAAAGGATTGGACGAGGTTGTAGTCGTGGGATACGGTACTACCAGAAAGAAAGATCTGACAGGTTCTGTGGCTTCTATTAAAAAAGAAGCCATTAAAGATGTACCGATTACACGTGTCGACCAGATGATTCAGGGTAAGGCAGCCGGTGTACAGGTTACTGCTGTTGATGGTTCGCCGGGAACAGGAAGTACAATCAGAATCAGAGGCGGTAATTCAATCACTGCCAGTAATGAGCCTTTATATGTCATCGACGGTTTGATTGGCGGCGGCGATCTGAATCTGATTAATCCGCAGGATATAGAGTCAATGGAAATCCTGAAAGATGCATCTTCTACAGCTATTTATGGAGCAAGGGGAGCGAATGGTGTTATTCTGATCACCACCAAACGTGGTGCAAGCGGAACTGATAACATCAATTTTAATGTTTATTCGGGCTGGCAGAAGGTACCCAAATTTATTCCGATGCTGAATGCTACTCAATATGCAGAGCTGGCCAATGAAAGTTCAGTAGACAATGGCGGTGCTGTTCTTTATCCTGATCCGAAGTCGCTGGGTGCGGGTACAGACTGGCAGAGAGCAATTTCAAGAGTTGCCCCTATACAGAACTATACTTTAAGTGCCTCTGGTGGAAAAGATACTTATCATTATTTTTTATCAGGAAATTATATCAATCAGGACGGAGTAATTATCAATTCGGGTTTTAAACGTTATCAGGTAAGAGCTAACCTGGATAAAAACGTTAAAGAAAATGTCAAGGTAACGGCAGCATTTAATATCGGCCGTGCCGAAACCAAAAATAATACAGTGTCTCTGGGCGGTCAGGATTATGGTTCTTCAGCGCTGGCCTATAGTCCGGCAGCCACTATTTATAATCCGGACGGATCTTTTAACAGTAAAAAGCCAAATGATAACCAGGTATATGATAATCCGGTAGCACAGGGTACTTTACCGGTTAATCAAAATGTAACCACTAATATCCTGGGTAATCTGGGGGCACAATGGGAGCTGATTAAAGGGCTGACCTTAAAATCTACTTTTGGTGCAGAACTTAATTTTATCAAGAATAATATCTATAATCCGGGTTCATTACCCAGCCGTGCCAATGCGAATACAGGTGGTGCTGCCGAAGTAAATACCAGGGATATTTTAACCTGGCAAAATGAAAATACACTGAGTTATGATAAACAACTGGGTAAAGATCATCACATCAGCGCAGTTGCCGGGGTTACCTATCAGACTTCCAGTAATGAATTTTTAAAGGCAAGTGCAGACAAGTATGCCACTGATATTTATCAGTTTAATAAACTGGATGCCACTACGCAGAGTCAGTATGCTATTCAATCTGATTATTCTAAATACACGATTTTCTCTTTACTTGCCCGGGTTAATTATTCCTTTAAGGATAAATACCTGGTTACTTTAACGGCCAGACAGGATCAGTCTTCGCGTTTTGCGGAAAACAACAAATCTGCTCTTTTCCCGGCACTGGCATTAGCCTGGAAAGCATCCAATGAATCTTTTATTAAAGACCTGAATGTATTTGATAACCTGAAACTCAGGGCAAGTTACGGAACCAACGGTAATCAGGGGATAGATCCTTATCGTTCTCTGGCTTCTTTAAGTAACAAGGGCGGCTACCTGATTGGCGGTCAAAAGATTTTAGGTTATGTGGGAGGCAGAATTGCAAATCCTAATCTGAAATGGGAAACTACCAGACAGCTGGATATTGGTCTGGAGGCCGGAATCCTGAAGGGCAGAATTAATATTGAACTGGATTATTATGATAAACGTACCAAAGATTTACTGCTCGATCAGCAATTGCCATTACAGACAGGTTATGTGAGCAGATTAACGAATATCGGAATGGTGGGTAATAAGGGGCTGGAGCTTTTAATTAATACCGTGAATATTACAACCAAAGATTTTCAGTGGGAAACTAATCTGAATATTTCGGGGAACAGAAGTAAGGTACTTGATCTAGGTGGTGCAGATCAGTTCAGTGTAAAGAACATTTATTTTGGGGGCAATAGTTCTATCAGCCAGTTACAGGTAGGACAACCGGTAGGTACTTTCTGGGGAGCTACTTATTATGGAACACAAAAAACGGCACAGGTTCCTGCCGGGGCTGTCAATCCGAATTCTGTAACCCGTTTAGGTGATCCGCTTTATATAGACAGGAATGGTGATGGTAAATTTGGTCAGGAAGATTTTTCAGTAATCGGTGATTCTAATCCTAAATTCTATGGGGGTATAGGCAACAATTTTACTTATAAACAATTCTCTCTGAACATTTACCTGCAGGGATCTTATGGAAATAAGGTCATGAACATTGGAGATGCCTTTTACAATACCGGAGACCCGCTGACCAACCAGTTTGCTGCTATAGCTGACCGCTGGACGCCTGCTAATCCGGATTCGGATATTCCGCGTGTTAATTCCAGACAATATATTCCTTCTTCGCGATGGGTTTATAACGGATCTTTTCTGCGTTTAAAGTCAATCAACCTGGGTTATACGTTTACCGGTAAGCAATTACACGCCAAATGGCTGAATAAGCTGAACATCTATGCTACGGCAACGAATCTATTCCTGATCACTAAATATCCTTATTATGATCCGGAGACCAATGCTGACGGCGTTGCAGCTGATGGACTGAAATCTGTATTACGTGGTTTTGATAATACAAATTATCCGCAGAACAGAACATTTGCACTTGGTCTTAATTTAACATTATAA
- a CDS encoding endo-beta-N-acetylglucosaminidase H encodes MNTKFSAILKKTAITSASLVLLMASACKKDQSANSNPDQNLSGAKTEAVGQAGPLGVCYVEVNSNDMLEVGKYKLANGKQLFDIGIIFAANINYNTTTQKAELYFNPQVTSVLTNKATKIKPLQDKGIKVMLSILGNHQGAGFANFPTQAAAQEFAQQLSDAVTTYGLDGIDFDDEYSEYGNNGTGQPNSSSFVYLVTALRQLMPNKIISFYNIGPSASNLSYNGVTVGSKVNYAWNPYYGTYSAPSIPGLTKSQLGPAATDIMATSVTTATTNATKTVKDGYGVYLYYNLTSTNKATYLSSISKALYGGQATTYTP; translated from the coding sequence ATGAACACAAAATTTAGTGCAATCTTAAAAAAGACTGCGATCACTTCGGCAAGTCTTGTTCTTTTAATGGCTTCTGCCTGTAAAAAAGACCAGTCTGCAAATTCAAACCCGGATCAGAACCTTTCTGGTGCTAAAACTGAGGCAGTTGGGCAGGCCGGACCTCTTGGCGTTTGTTATGTTGAAGTTAACAGCAATGATATGCTGGAAGTAGGTAAGTATAAATTAGCGAATGGTAAACAATTATTTGATATCGGGATAATCTTTGCTGCCAACATTAATTATAATACGACTACTCAAAAAGCTGAATTATATTTTAATCCACAGGTAACAAGTGTACTGACTAATAAAGCAACCAAGATCAAGCCTTTACAGGACAAAGGAATCAAGGTAATGCTTTCTATTCTGGGTAATCACCAGGGTGCTGGTTTTGCTAATTTTCCTACTCAGGCAGCTGCACAGGAATTTGCACAGCAACTGAGCGATGCAGTAACTACTTACGGACTGGATGGAATTGACTTTGATGATGAATATTCAGAGTATGGAAACAATGGAACAGGACAGCCAAATTCAAGTTCTTTTGTATACCTGGTAACTGCACTGCGTCAGTTAATGCCAAACAAAATTATCTCATTCTATAATATTGGTCCATCAGCTTCTAACTTATCATACAACGGTGTAACTGTTGGTTCTAAAGTGAACTATGCATGGAATCCTTATTATGGTACTTATTCTGCGCCTAGTATTCCAGGTTTGACTAAGAGCCAGTTAGGCCCTGCAGCTACTGATATCATGGCTACAAGCGTTACTACAGCTACTACTAATGCAACCAAGACAGTAAAAGATGGTTATGGCGTTTATCTGTACTATAATCTGACAAGTACTAATAAAGCAACTTATCTGTCAAGCATCTCAAAAGCACTTTATGGAGGTCAGGCTACTACTTATACTCCATAG
- a CDS encoding glycoside hydrolase family 97 protein, producing MSKTIKIFCFALLIHTTVFAKDYTLLSPDKKITIKISVEKNITWSVLKDQELLLKPSAMSMILNDGRNPGIVPVVSKTISKSVNQTIVSIIPVKNKLIPEIYNELKLRMKGNYSIEFRAYNDGVAYRFVTELGPRPIEINYEEVAFNFKENCQIYLPKENNPELQSHYEADFKPAKLEEIPATQYGYLPLYIATPGGTKMVVTEADLHDYPNLFLYGTGTRTLTGNFPKVILESSPKPNSDRAEIIVKKAVYHAKTTGNRTFPWRTIIISSSDKGLLENEMVYKLARPNTLTGTDWIKPGKVAWDWWNDNNIYGVDFKSGINTETYKYYVDFASAYGLDYIILDEGWSRTTTDLLAPNPQLDIEGLIKYATSKKVGVILWALWKPLDQHMDAILDQYVKWGVKGVKVDFMARADQYMVNFYERAAQETARRKLLLDLHGAYKPVGLNRQYPNVINYEGVRGMENNKWEETITPVHNTTLPFTRMVAGPMDYTPGAMLNTNKDEFHISMTSPMSRGTRAHQASMYVLYDSPLQMFCDNPSNYLREPVYTHYIARFPTVWDKTVALEGKISEYAVVARKNGNNWYIGGMTNWDARGFDIPLTFLDGKKYKIEILKDGINAGKHAADYQLISKEVSAGETLHIDMAAGGGYTAILTPIG from the coding sequence ATGTCTAAAACAATTAAAATTTTCTGTTTTGCTCTGCTGATACATACAACAGTATTCGCAAAAGATTACACCTTACTCTCACCCGATAAAAAAATCACGATAAAAATATCGGTCGAGAAAAATATCACCTGGTCGGTACTGAAAGATCAGGAGTTACTGCTTAAGCCCAGTGCCATGAGTATGATTCTAAATGATGGCAGAAATCCCGGGATCGTACCGGTTGTATCCAAAACAATCAGTAAATCTGTCAACCAGACTATTGTTTCCATAATCCCCGTCAAAAACAAGCTGATTCCTGAAATTTATAACGAGCTCAAACTCCGGATGAAAGGCAATTACAGCATAGAATTCAGAGCCTATAATGATGGCGTTGCCTATCGTTTTGTAACTGAGCTGGGGCCCCGGCCTATAGAGATCAATTATGAAGAAGTAGCTTTCAATTTCAAGGAGAACTGCCAGATCTATTTGCCTAAAGAAAACAATCCTGAGTTGCAGTCGCATTATGAAGCCGACTTTAAGCCTGCGAAATTAGAAGAAATTCCTGCCACGCAGTATGGTTATCTGCCTTTGTATATCGCTACGCCCGGGGGAACCAAAATGGTCGTCACTGAAGCCGATCTTCATGATTATCCAAATCTTTTTCTGTATGGGACAGGCACCAGAACACTGACAGGCAATTTTCCGAAAGTTATCCTGGAATCCAGTCCCAAACCCAATTCGGACCGGGCAGAGATCATTGTTAAAAAAGCAGTCTACCATGCCAAAACAACTGGTAACAGAACATTCCCCTGGAGAACCATCATCATCAGTTCATCAGACAAAGGATTACTTGAAAATGAAATGGTTTATAAACTGGCCAGGCCAAATACCCTTACCGGTACAGATTGGATCAAACCCGGAAAAGTAGCCTGGGACTGGTGGAATGATAACAATATCTATGGGGTTGATTTCAAGTCAGGCATCAATACAGAAACCTACAAATATTACGTAGATTTTGCCTCGGCCTATGGTCTGGACTATATTATTCTTGATGAAGGCTGGTCAAGAACCACCACAGACCTGCTAGCACCTAATCCGCAGCTGGATATAGAGGGCCTGATTAAATATGCGACCAGCAAAAAGGTAGGAGTCATTTTATGGGCACTGTGGAAACCTCTGGATCAGCATATGGATGCCATTCTTGATCAGTATGTTAAATGGGGCGTAAAAGGAGTGAAAGTAGATTTTATGGCCAGGGCTGATCAGTACATGGTTAACTTCTATGAAAGAGCTGCTCAGGAGACGGCCAGACGAAAACTGTTACTCGATCTTCACGGCGCATACAAACCGGTTGGACTAAATCGCCAGTATCCCAACGTTATCAATTACGAGGGAGTTAGGGGAATGGAAAACAATAAATGGGAAGAAACTATTACCCCGGTTCACAATACCACCCTTCCCTTTACAAGAATGGTGGCAGGGCCGATGGATTACACACCTGGCGCCATGCTGAACACCAATAAAGATGAGTTCCATATCAGCATGACATCACCCATGAGCAGAGGAACAAGGGCGCATCAGGCTTCGATGTATGTACTTTATGACAGTCCATTGCAAATGTTCTGCGATAATCCATCCAACTATTTAAGAGAGCCGGTATATACCCATTACATAGCCCGTTTCCCTACCGTATGGGATAAGACAGTTGCACTGGAAGGTAAAATTTCTGAGTATGCGGTTGTTGCCCGTAAAAATGGAAACAACTGGTATATTGGCGGGATGACCAACTGGGATGCAAGGGGCTTTGATATCCCCCTGACCTTCCTGGATGGTAAAAAATATAAAATAGAAATATTAAAAGATGGAATCAACGCCGGCAAACACGCAGCCGACTATCAGCTGATCAGTAAAGAAGTTAGCGCCGGCGAGACTCTTCATATTGATATGGCTGCCGGAGGTGGTTACACTGCTATTTTAACACCTATCGGTTAG